The Coffea arabica cultivar ET-39 chromosome 1e, Coffea Arabica ET-39 HiFi, whole genome shotgun sequence genome has a window encoding:
- the LOC140019928 gene encoding uncharacterized protein has translation MVLTANLLWRVWKARNDGQFNEVERDPFIPINKALREWREYQETTKNQEGEGNEWIKDKIEFRKWELPEKGNIKINTAAIFNKKLSKTEWGIVGRDDKERLIPTWAVPRTCSQNGNMEETLAIRKAIKIVTLEGWKRVEFESNCKETVDKIAFANQGFNLHVDDKMSFPYLTIYVLLLNCCRILNN, from the coding sequence atggttttGACAGCAAACTTGCTATGGAGAGTCTGGAAGGCAAGAAATGACGGCCAGTTCAATGAGGTGGAAAGGGACCCTTTCATTCCAATCAACAAAGCTTTGAGAGAATGGAGAGAATACCAAGAAACAACAAAGAACCAGGAAGGTGAAGGAAATGAGTGGATCAAAGACAAGATTGAATTCAGAAAATGGGAACTCCCCGAGAAAGGGAATATAAAGATTAATACAGCTGcaattttcaacaaaaaattGAGCAAGACAGAATGGGGAATAGTTGGGAGAGATGACAAAGAAAGGTTGATACCAACTTGGGCTGTTCCAAGAACATGCAGCCAAAATGGCAACATGGAAGAGACTCTAGCGATAAGGAAAGCCATCAAAATAGTCACACTGGAAGGCTGGAAAAGGGTGGAGTTTGAATCAAATTGCAAGGAGACAGTGGACAAGATAGCATTTGCAAATCAGGGGTTTAATTTGCATGTGGATGATAAAATGTCTTTTCCCTATTTAACTATATATGTGTTATTGTTAAATTGCTGTAGGATATTAAACAATTAA
- the LOC113713385 gene encoding uncharacterized protein, whose product MKNDDILGDGIPFEQERTLRQMCYQLLKLPVGKKKNLQFPGLHPVSLNRENIQLLKQRMYYATWKADGTRYMMLITDEGSYLIDRKFRFRRVQLRFPCRHTDGCGENAHHLTLLDGEMIIDTIPGSGEQVRGYLIFDIMAINSISLVGRPFCERWEMIEKEVIEPRNYESNQIQGSQNPHYRYDLETFGMRRKDFWFLSTVNSVLKDFIPKLPHAADGLIFQAWFDPYVPRTHEGLLKWKYAEMNSVDFLFEMVGHHQQLYLHERGKKKLMGATKAVFDDGSSPSLYSGKIIECSWNSEHRVWSYMRIRSDKSTPNDYRTYLQVMRSIEDNITEESLINEISRIVRLPIYACRIPSAKKPNDINIINIYVGSQKSSGYNS is encoded by the coding sequence ATGAAGAATGATGATATCTTGGGAGATGGCATCCCTTTTGAACAGGAACGTACCCTGAGGCAAATGTGCTATCAATTGCTCAAGTTGCCAGTAGGGAAGAAAAAGAATCTGCAATTTCCAGGGTTGCACCCAGTTTCGCTCAATCGCGAAAACATACAACTGCTAAAGCAAAGAATGTATTATGCAACATGGAAAGCTGATGGAACGCGATATATGATGTTGATTACCGATGAAGGCAGTTACTTGATTGATAGGAAGTTTCGGTTTAGGAGGGTTCAGCTTAGATTTCCTTGCAGGCACACCGATGGTTGTGGTGAGAACGCTCACCACCTCACTTTACTTGATGGTGAGATGATAATTGATACAATACCCGGTTCGGGGGAGCAGGTAAGAGGATACCTGATATTTGATATAATGGCTATTAATTCAATCTCCCTTGTGGGCCGACCTTTTTGTGAACGTTGGGAAATGATTGAGAAGGAAGTGATTGAGCCCAGAAATTATGAAAGTAATCAAATTCAAGGGAGCCAGAATCCTCATTATAGATATGATTTGGAAACATTTGGGATGAGAAGGAAGGATTTttggttcctcagtacagtcaaCAGTGTGTTGAAAGACTTCATCCCAAAGCTTCCGCATGCTGCTGATGGCCTTATCTTTCAGGCTTGGTTTGATCCTTATGTTCCTCGAACACATGAGGGTCTTCTGAAATGGAAGTACGCAGAGATGAATTCAGTTGATTTTCTGTTTGAGATGGTTGGCCATCACCAACAGCTTTATCTTCATGAAAGAGGGAAGAAGAAGCTGATGGGAGCAACTAAAGCTGTGTTCGATGATGGTAGCAGTCCCTCTTTGTACTCTGGGAAGATCATTGAATGTTCTTGGAATTCTGAACATAGAGTATGGAGTTATATGCGGATTAGGTCGGACAAATCAACTCCGAATGACTATCGCACATATCTACAAGTGATGAGAAGTATAGAGGACAACATCACTGAAGAGTCCTTGATCAATGAGATCAGTAGAATAGTTAGACTACCAATATATGCATGTAGGATACCAAGTGCCAAGAAGCCTAATGATATCAATATCATTAACATTTATGTTGGTTCCCAGAAAAGTTCTGGTTATAACAGCTAA
- the LOC113713392 gene encoding UV-B-induced protein At3g17800, chloroplastic, whose product MDHCLAHKYPSSLSLLQSSLPPKLNPSRVSPFNFSGNITRRINFGGRTRSPYRRGFLVLAASGTGSECGEYRGLYTPVQPTTPAGRLLSTVLLNDPDYFPQVVQKQLEQLAVDRYEALLRMNLSSASHEACLHRRIAELKEHECQAAIEDAMYVLICSKFYEIRVHLVPQLSKCMYNGRLEILPSKDWELESIHSFEVLEMIREHLTTFVGWRANSSVTDKWAVTQISRLQLCQVYTASVLYGYFLKAASLRHTLEKNLLHMNFDLGLNVGSHFPVADMWALGSKAAMFGRVLSTRSTSVSEVSSNQANKGDKLRCYVMGFDPESLQMCAKPKSKEAANLIERQSFALFGDEKTGLLETNEVISTSFASLMRYVLEAIAFGSYLWDAEEYISTICELEDN is encoded by the exons ATGGACCATTGCCTTGCTCACAAGTATCCCTCCTCCTTATCTCTTCTCCAATCATCTTTGCCTCCCAAGTTGAACCCTTCTCGTGTTTCGCCCTTCAACTTTTCCGGAAATATCACCCGCCGGATCAATTTTGGTGGAAGGACTAGGAGTCCTTATCGGAGAGGGTTCTTGGTGTTAGCGGCTAGTGGTACTGGTAGTGAGTGTGGAGAGTACAGGGGTCTGTACACGCCGGTGCAACCCACGACGCCGGCTGGGAGGTTACTCAGTACTGTCTTGTTGAATGATCCCGACTATTTTCCTCAAGTTGTCCAGAAACAGTTGGAGCAGTTGGCGGTTGACCGCTATGAGGCCTTGCTCCGAATGAACTTGAGCTCTGCCTCCCATGAAGCTTGCCTTCATAG GAGGATTGCTGAATTGAAAGAGCATGAATGTCAAGCAGCAATTGAAGATGCTATGTATGTGTTGATATGTTCCAAGTTTTATGAAATTAGAGTGCACTTGGTTCCTCAACTTTCCAAATGCATGTACAACGGCAGACTTGAGATACTGCCTTCTAAGGACTGGGAACTTGAATCTATCCACAGCTTTGAGGTATTGGAAATGATCCGGGAGCACCTTACCACTTTCGTAGGCTGGAGAGCCAACTCTAGTGTAACAGACAAGTGGGCAGTCACTCAGATCTCTCGGCTTCAGCTCTGTCAAGTCTATACAGCTTCGGTTTTGTATGGATACTTCCTTAAGGCTGCCTCATTGAGGCATACTCTGGAAAAGAATCTGTTACATATGAACTTTGATCTTGGTCTGAATGTGGGAAGCCACTTTCCAGTTGCGGACATGTGGGCTTTAGGGTCAAAGGCTGCTATGTTTGGCCGTGTCCTGAGCACGCGATCTACATCAGTGAGCGAAGTGTCATCTAATCAGGCAAACAAAGGTGACAAGCTGAGGTGTTATGTGATGGGTTTTGACCCTGAAAGTTTGCAAATGTGTGCGAAGCCAAAATCAAAGGAGGCTGCAAACCTAATTGAGAGACAGAGTTTTGCACTGTTTGGAGATGAAAAGACTGGTCTGTTAGAAACTAATGAGGTAATTTCTACATCATTTGCAAGTCTCATGAGATATGTTTTGGAGGCCATAGCTTTTGGTTCATACCTTTGGGACGCAGAAGAATACATCAGCACCATATGTGAGCTGGAGGACAACTGA